AGGCTTAGCTTCATCCGTTTACCCGGTACAATGGCACCGTCTTTTACAACGGGCACGTCGCGAATACCTCCAATTGCCAGGATACAGGCATTGGGTGGATTGATGATCGCTGTAAAGTTCTCGATGCCAAACATACCGAGGTTGCTGGTTGAAAACGTAGAGCCTTCAAATTCGTGCGGCTGCAATTTGCGATCACGCGCCTTGCCGGCCAGTTCACGCGTTTCAGCAGCTATCTGAGAAAGCCCTTTGTTGTCAGCATTGCGAACAACTGGCGTAATCAAGCCCTCGTCAATTGCTACGGCAATCGCAACATGCACCTCATTGTGGAGCCGGATTTCTCCTTCGTTCTCCATGTAGGAAGCATTCACGTAAGGATGCTCACGCAGCGCGAGCGCACAAGCTTTCGTGATCAAGTCGTTATACGAGACCTTTTGCTTGTCCTGAGACAACGCAAGCTCGTTCAGCTGCTGGCGGAACGCCACAGCGCCGTCCATATCCACATCGATCTGCAGATAGAAATGGGGGGACGTGAATTTGCTTTCCGAGAGCCTGCGCGAAATTGCTTTTCTCATCTGAGAAAGCGGGATAGCATCATATGCTGCGCCAGCCACAGGTGCAGGCTGCTGCGCAACGGCCTGCTGTACAGGTTCTTGAACAGGTGCTGCAGGATGGCTCGTTCCGATAAGGCTTTCGATATCCCGACGTACGATACGGCCATCAGGACCAGAACCGCTTACCGAAGCAAGGTTAACCCCATGCTCCTGGGCCATACGGCGTGCTAGCGGCGACGCCTTTGTGCGCCCGTTAGGCGCACTTCCAACGGGGGCAGCAACAGGAGCGGCAGCACCATCACCAGAAGCTGCCGGAACAGCTGCAGGTTCTGCAGCAGGCTCAACTGCCGGCTTAGCTGCTGCAGGAGCCCCACTTCCATAGCGGGCGAGCACACTTGAAACGTCTTCACCAGCTTTACCAAGGACGGCAATCAGGCCGCCGATAGGAATCGAATCCCCTTCACCTGCAACACGCTTGAGCAACACCCCATCATCATACACTTCAAGATCCATGGTTGCTTTATCCGTCTCAACCTGCGCAATAACATCGCCGGCAGCGACAGGCGCACCTTCATCAGCCAACCACGCTACAAGGACCCCCTCCTCCATCGTGTCGCTCATCTTCGGCATTTCTACTGGAATAGCCATTCTCTCTTTCTTTTCAATTTTCAGGGTTCAGATGCCGTGCCGGCTGCAAAACGCGTTATTTATTTCTCCTTGCGATACAGCCCGGGGTGCGGCAAACAATCAGTTAGCGTACATTACCTGGCGGCATGCTTTATACGTATCTTCAGCGCTAGGCATGTAGTATTCAATCAGATTCTTCGCGTAAGGCGCCGGCACATCTTTGGCGTTTACACGGAGCACGGGAGCATCGAGGTAATCAAATGCTTCACGTTGAATCTGGAAGCCAATTTCTGAAGCAATACTTGCAAACGGGTTGCTTTCATCGACAATCACACACCGGTTGGTTTTCTTGACAGAAGCCAAAATGGTTTCCATGTCAAGTGGCCGGATTGTGCGCGGATCGATCACTTCAGGATCAAACCCTTCCTGCACCAGCATTTCTGCGGCCTTCATGGCAACCCAGTAGCTTTTGTTATGGGCGATGATGGTTACGTCTTTGCCTTCGCGTGCAATGCGTGCCTTGCCAATCGGGATGAGGTAGTCTTTTGCATCAGACACTTCTCCT
This region of Bacteroidota bacterium genomic DNA includes:
- a CDS encoding pyruvate dehydrogenase complex dihydrolipoamide acetyltransferase → MAIPVEMPKMSDTMEEGVLVAWLADEGAPVAAGDVIAQVETDKATMDLEVYDDGVLLKRVAGEGDSIPIGGLIAVLGKAGEDVSSVLARYGSGAPAAAKPAVEPAAEPAAVPAASGDGAAAPVAAPVGSAPNGRTKASPLARRMAQEHGVNLASVSGSGPDGRIVRRDIESLIGTSHPAAPVQEPVQQAVAQQPAPVAGAAYDAIPLSQMRKAISRRLSESKFTSPHFYLQIDVDMDGAVAFRQQLNELALSQDKQKVSYNDLITKACALALREHPYVNASYMENEGEIRLHNEVHVAIAVAIDEGLITPVVRNADNKGLSQIAAETRELAGKARDRKLQPHEFEGSTFSTSNLGMFGIENFTAIINPPNACILAIGGIRDVPVVKDGAIVPGKRMKLSLSCDHRVVDGATGAQFLNTVKQYLEQPMNMML